A DNA window from Leptolyngbya sp. KIOST-1 contains the following coding sequences:
- a CDS encoding GNAT family N-acetyltransferase: MKTPSTVNFRAATPQEDGVIAEHFYRMWRDLGIDDAAMLPQWPTLCTEFIAHARQHLHYRAFVAEVEGAIVGSAGGQRFAGLYPWIIDSAHRQYGYLWGVYVDPDYRHRSIATRLTQLTVEHLQGIGCTKVVLNAAPRARPLYQRLGFSDSNLMELDLREKAEG; encoded by the coding sequence ATGAAGACCCCCTCCACCGTCAACTTTCGAGCCGCTACCCCCCAGGAGGACGGGGTAATTGCCGAGCATTTTTACCGCATGTGGCGCGACCTGGGCATAGACGATGCGGCGATGTTGCCCCAGTGGCCCACCCTCTGCACCGAGTTCATCGCCCACGCCCGCCAACACCTGCACTACCGGGCTTTCGTGGCGGAGGTGGAAGGGGCCATTGTCGGCTCTGCCGGAGGACAGCGCTTCGCCGGGCTGTATCCGTGGATTATCGATTCCGCCCACCGCCAGTACGGCTACCTCTGGGGCGTCTATGTGGATCCTGACTATCGCCATCGGAGCATTGCCACCCGGCTGACCCAGCTCACCGTCGAGCATTTGCAGGGCATCGGCTGCACCAAAGTGGTGCTGAACGCCGCTCCCAGGGCCCGCCCGCTCTACCAGCGCCTAGGCTTTAGCGATAGCAACTTGATGGAACTCGATCTACGGGAAAAGGCAGAAGGATAA